The following is a genomic window from Thermoanaerobaculia bacterium.
GCAGTTGCATCTCCATCGGCGAACCGCCGTAGATCGGCACGGCGATGATTCCCATGGCCTTGCCGTACTTGTGTACCGCTTCGGCGACCTGCATCGCCAGCTCGCGAGTGGGTACGAGGATCAGTGCGCCGAGGCGTTCCGCCACTGCGGCGTGCGGAGTGAGGATGTGCAGCAGCGGCAACGCGAAGGCAGCGGTCTTGCCGGTACCGGTTGCCGCCTGACCGAGAACGTCGCGACCTGCGAGCAACGGCGGGATCGCTTGCCTTTGGACAGGAGTCGGCTCCTCGTACCCTAAGGCTCCGAGTCCGGCGACGACCCGAGGGTCGAGGCCGAGCGCGGAGAATCCCGGGGCTGGATCGGTCGTCTTGTCCGTTTCTTCGCGCATGGCCATGGGTAGACGATAACCGGAAGAGGGCCAGGGGCAACCGACCGGCCGACTTGTAGCCTCAGGCCAGCGAGGTGCCGGAACAGTGCCGGAGCGTCGAAGTCCCTCCAAATCCTGGTCGCGAGGACTTCATGGCGGCGCCAGACAGGTCTCGTCCCCCCAAGAACGTCCCCTGGCGCGATTGGATTCCTCGATCGACAGCGTCCTTGCCGCAGCCTGAATCGCGCCAGGATATCGGCTGGTACTCGCACGGGGTCCTCCCCCAAGGCGAGCGCCGGTTTCATGCTACTTGGACCCCGGTGCGGCGAAGAAGGAAACTCGGGGGACAGGACTTCTTGGGAGACCGGGGACACATCGGAGGGACAGGAGGGCGGGACGGGACGAGCGATGGGCAGGCGACCCCTGAGCGGGTGTCCGCCTCGCTGTCCGTCGGCGATGGCCGGGTCGATCGCGGAGACGCCGATGTATACCTCGAACGTCACGGTCCTGCTGAAGCCCGAAGACTCTCCCACCGACGGGTGGGGTGCGGTCCCGTTACGGCGGGGTCAGCTTCTGAATCAGGCCGCTCTGGTCCCAGCTGTCCCAGCCTTCGATCATCTGGCCGTCGCGGAAGCGGAACCAGGACATGCCGCGCGCCTCGATCACTCGGCCCGAAGGGGGGATGCCGAGTCCCGTGCCGAGGTGGGTTCCGGTCACGCGCCAGCGGAGGACGACCTGATCCCCCTCCGCGACGCTGTCCTCGACCGCGATGCGAAGGTCGGGGAGCGCCTCGAGGAACGCGGCGCGCGCCGCCTTGAAGCCGGCGGGTCCGTGGACGTCGCCGCCTTCCATGTGACCGACGGCGTCGGCGTGCATGAGCTCGTCGATCACCTCTTCCCGCCGCTGGTTCCAGACTTCCTCCATCCATCGCAGCGCGATCTCGCGGTTCTTCCCGTTGGACGCCATCGATCGATCCTCCATGAGTTGAACCAGCCGGTTTCTGGCGGCGATTGTAGACCGATCGGGCAATGAGGTCTGCACCACGGCGCCAGCTCAGGCAACCGTGGCGCTCCAGGGCTCGGTGGCGCCATTCTCGAAGCGTTCCGCGAAGATGCCCTTGCGGCTGTCGTGGCGGACGCGCATGTTCGCCATGTCAGCCGCAGGCAGATTGCCTGGTATCGCCACGGCCAGGGACCAGCCGGCAGCGACCCGGCGCGGGGTCGGGTAGGATCCGCGCCCAGGGAGCTCTCCGATGACGACGGTTCGTACGGCCTGTGGGGTCTCACTGTGCGCGCTTCTGGGCCTCGCGGGCGGAGGCTCCGCCGACGGACCCGGCTGGAGCTACGACGGCCACGGCGGACCCGCCGATTGGGCGGAGCTCGACCCGGCGTTCGCGACCTGCGGGCTCGGGCGGCTTCAGTCGCCGATCGATATCCGCGGGGCGAAGACGGCGGAGCTGCCGGCAATTCGATTCGACTATCGGGCGGGGAAGCCGACGATCGTCGACAACGGCCACACCGTCCAGGTCGACGTGGCTCCGGGCAGCGCCATCGAAGTCGGGGGCGAGCGCTTCGAGCTGCTCCAGTTCCACTTCCACAAGCCGAGCGAGGAGAAGATCGACGGGAAGGCGCACGACATGGTCGTCCACCTCGTGCACCGCGACGCGACGGGGCACCTCGCCGTCGTCGCCGTGCTGCTCGACCGCGGTGGCGAGAATCCGCTCCTCGCGGAGATCTGGCAACGCCTGCCGCCGGCCAAGCACCAAGAGGTGCGCCTGGACCTCGAGCTCGACGCGACCGCCCTGCTGCCCAGCGAGCGCGGCTACTACACCTTTCAGGGGTCGCTGACCACGCCGCCGTGCAGCGAAAACGTGCGCTGGTTCGTGCTCAGGGCGGCCACGACCATCGGCGAAAGCCAGCTCGCGACCTTCGGCAAGCTGTACGAGTCGAACGCCCGCCCCGTGCAGGCGTTGCACGAGCGCGAGATCCTCGCGACGCCCTAGCTGTTCTGCCAGTCTGAGATTTCGGGGGAGCGATGCCCTACGACGAAGGTCTGGCGGAGCGGATTCGGGAGGTCCTCCACGATCGGCGCGAGATCGTCGAGAAACGGATGTTCGGCGGTATCGCCTTCCTGCTGCAGGGCCACATGGTCGTGGGAATCGTGAGTGACAACCTCATGTGCCGGGTCGGTCCCGATCGCTACGAACGCGCGCTCACCCGCCCGTTCGCCCGGCCGATGGACTTCACCGGCAAGCCGCTCAAGGGCTTCGTCTTCGTCGCTCCCGGCGGATTCGCCGAAGACGGCGATCTCGAGCTGTGGATCGGTGACTGCCTGCGCTTCGTCGAATCGCTGCCGCCGAAGACGTCCCTCCGCGCGGCGGTCGGGAGGCCAGGCCGTCGGTAGCCGCAGCACTGCCGAAGTGGCTGCCGGTTCCGGATCGGTTTACTGTTCCGCCGAGCCGTTCGTGTCTGCCCATCGCTGCCCGGGCGGCCGCCGGCTTCCTGTTCCTCGGACCCGCGAGCGGCCCGGAAAGAGACCGGAAATAGGGCTGGCGCAGGGGGTAAAGTGGCCTGGCCGCAAGAGGAGATTGCCCATGAGTCGTAGCAATTTTCCCCGCGTTGCCGCAGCGTTCCTGGCCCTCGTCGCTCTGGCGCACGCCTGGCGCGCCGTCGAAGAGACCCCTCTCCTGATCGGGGTGACCCCCATCCCGGTCTGGACCTCCTGGCTGGCCGCCGCGGTGACGGGCGCGCTCAGCGTGTGGGGTTTCAGAACCCGGAGCTGAATCGACCCCGGCGAGGCCGCGGGCTTCGCGGCCCGGCGAGCGCCGCCGGGGGGTAGGGCGGCGACCTCGGGGTTGGCCGGGCCCTCCGGTTCCGGCGCGGCGAGCTGCCGGAATCCAGGAACCGGGGAGCGTCGAGCAGCAGCTACGGCGCGCGGAAGGAGTTGAGAGCCTTCGCGGCCGCGGCGATGCCGGACTTGTCGCTCGCCGGAGCAGCGAACCAGATCTCGCCGATGTGGCCGTCTTCGAGAGCCAGCCAGGCCATGCGGAAGACGACGCCCGTGCCATCCTCGTCCTTGCCGGTGCCGTCCATGTAGAAGCCGCTCAGGCCTGCCTGCTTGGCATCGGTCGGATCCCCAACGGCGACATTCTTGTAGTTCTCTTCGAGGTAGGCCACGGTTTCCGCAATCGCGTCCTCCATCGCGCTCTCGCTGCCCGCGATCGTGCGGAAGGCCAGATACACCCCGCTGTCGCTGTTCACGTGGACGAAATCGCCGACCTCCTCGCCCGGCTCGACCTCCCAGCCGTCCGGGAGATCGACCAGGAAGCTGGCGTCCTCGGTCGAGGGATAGCCCAGGG
Proteins encoded in this region:
- a CDS encoding ester cyclase, which codes for MASNGKNREIALRWMEEVWNQRREEVIDELMHADAVGHMEGGDVHGPAGFKAARAAFLEALPDLRIAVEDSVAEGDQVVLRWRVTGTHLGTGLGIPPSGRVIEARGMSWFRFRDGQMIEGWDSWDQSGLIQKLTPP
- a CDS encoding carbonic anhydrase family protein codes for the protein MTTVRTACGVSLCALLGLAGGGSADGPGWSYDGHGGPADWAELDPAFATCGLGRLQSPIDIRGAKTAELPAIRFDYRAGKPTIVDNGHTVQVDVAPGSAIEVGGERFELLQFHFHKPSEEKIDGKAHDMVVHLVHRDATGHLAVVAVLLDRGGENPLLAEIWQRLPPAKHQEVRLDLELDATALLPSERGYYTFQGSLTTPPCSENVRWFVLRAATTIGESQLATFGKLYESNARPVQALHEREILATP
- a CDS encoding TfoX/Sxy family protein, coding for MPYDEGLAERIREVLHDRREIVEKRMFGGIAFLLQGHMVVGIVSDNLMCRVGPDRYERALTRPFARPMDFTGKPLKGFVFVAPGGFAEDGDLELWIGDCLRFVESLPPKTSLRAAVGRPGRR